In Quercus robur chromosome 11, dhQueRobu3.1, whole genome shotgun sequence, the sequence aaggTATGGTCAGaagtgatgttggtactacccAATGTAATAATGGAACTattaaatgtgacaaaaaaataagatacCACTAAATGTAACAAAGTAcagtcaaatgtgatgttggtactgcctaatgtgataatggaaccataaaatgtgaaaaaaaactaaaggaaccactgaatgtgacaaaagtaaagtcacatatgatgttagtattgcacaatgtgaggatagaactgttaaatgtgagaaaaaaaaaaaaaaaggaaccactaaatttgaaaaaagtactgtcaaatgtgatgttagtactgttgaatgtgataatggaaccatcaaatgtgagaaaaaaaaaggggaattaccaaatgtgacaaaagaacagtcacatgtgatgttggaactgcacaatgtgaggatggaactgtcaaatgtgagaaaaaaaatgaatcaccaaatgtaacaaaagtactgtcaaatgtgatgttggaactgcaccaTATGAGGATGGAACCTTTAAATGTGAGAATGGGTTAGTCTCAAATCCTAGTAAATAGATCTTACTTACATTGTGCTTAATTGTTTTTGGCTTTtctattgataatttttgttattgtggaaatttttttgggatgtttattttgttttagatgggtctaaatgtaataataattttatgaaacaaaattGCATAGACACTTTAGTTAAGGTAGTTATACTTGTGTCGGACACAGTCATTTGACACTTCCGCACACGTGGATCTAATGAAAatgcctaaaaaatataaaacctagTGTAGTAGCCTTGATTGATGACTATTTCATACTGGATCTATAATTTCAATTCAAGCGTTtactgaaaatttttaaattgtcAACAATCTTTGTATTGGATTTTTTGCATAACTTGCTAATTGTATAGTCACCCTATTTCCAACCTTAGACACTACAGTAAACACACAATTGTGATTAAGTTGCAGATGTTGCATAAGAACAATTAGAGAGCACATAAGGTTATACATCTTtggttttatagtatatataaataacaaaaatataaacatcaaaAAAGTGACctcaactatgttattttataggGAGGTATGCTCCTGAACGTGATGGAAGCTGTCAAGCAAGATAGATAGGAAGTTAATTGGTATATTCAAATATTTGTGGAAGAAACCAAGATAATTtcagctctttttttttttttttttttgtgaacaaGAGTAATTACTGTGGTCAGGCTAATTTCTTGGGAttggttttagattttagatctaaattttttaataacttaaaaaaaaaaaaattactattgtgATGAacggttattagtaagtaaaaaagtaactTCAGTGATGAGCCCAAATGTAAAATTATGGTCatatgtgatattggtactgcTTACTGTGACGATTAAACTGtcaattgtaaggaaaaaaatagagtaccaccgaatgtgacaaaagtacggtCAGAAGTAATATTGATACAGCCCAATGTAATAATGGAACTGtcaaatttgagaataaaaaaagggtACCACTGAATATGACAAAAATAGAGTGAGATGCGATGTTGGTATTGcttaatgtgacaatggaaccatcaaatttgagaaaaaaaaaataaaggaaccactatATGTGACTAAAGAACTGTCATATTTGATATtgaaactgcacaatgtgataatggaactatcaaatttgagaaacaaataaaggaaccactaaatgtaacaaaataactatcaaatgtgatgttagaactgcacaatgtgagaatgaaactgtcaaatgtgagaaacaaataagggaaccatcgaatgtaacaaaagaactgtcaaatgtaatgttggaactgcataatgtgaagatggaatcgtcaaatgtgagaaaaaaaaaaaaaggaatcaccaaatatgacaaaagtacagCCATTTGTGATgctggaactgcacaatgtaaaaatgaaaccatcaaatgtgagaaaaaaaataagggaatcaCCGAATGTGaaaaaagaactgtcacatgtgatgttggaactgtaGAATGTAAGGatggaatcgtcaaatgtgagaaataaaataagggaaccaccaaatgtgacaaaagaactatcacatgtaatattggaactgcacaatgtgaggatgcaACACCtcgaatgtgagaaaaaaaaagtaagggaaccatcgaatgtgacaaaaaaattgtcacgTGTGATATTAGAACTgaacaatgtgaggatgaaaccgtcaaatgtgagaaaaaaaataaaggaagcactaaatgtgacaaaagtacagtcacatgtgatgttaaaactacacaatgtgaggatggaaccatcaaatgtgaaagaagaactgtcacatatgatgttagaactgcagaatgtgagaatggaaccgtcaaatgtgagaaataaaataaggaaaccaccaaatgtgataaaagaactgtcacatgtgatgttggaactgcacaatgtgaggatgaaactgtcaaatgtgagaaaaaaagtaagggaaccatcgaatgtgacaaaagaactatcacatatgatgttggaaTTACACAATGTGAtgatggaactgtcaaatgtaagaaaaaagtaagtgaaccactgaatgtgacaaaaaaactatcatatgtgatgttgaaactgcacaatgtaaggatgaaccgtcaaatgtgagcaAAAGGTAACTCAGTATAACAGGTTACCTACTAGTGGATACCGTACCCCCCTTTTTTGAGGGGGGGTACGGTAGAATTACTCATCAAACATATGGCAGTTGGCAGGAGCCTAAGAAGTTTGTTTACGAGACATTgatagaaaaagacaaaatttataAGAGAAGTGTTCcgcttattttttgtttttcacaaCAATTATATATGGCAAGTTATTAGTTATCATTAATGTTATGAATATTGTTTCAATATTGTTTCAGACccgttttgttttatttaataaaattaaatattttaatactgGCTTATTTTGATGTACTGTTTCAAGGTATTTTGGGttcttgaaaaaattaaaataatatatatattcttatacTGATGGAACACAGGTCCGTTAGTGAGTGAGCAGATAGAATCACTTGTGGAATGTGATGGTTGGCTCGACGAGGGACACCGGTGTGgcgcctgccacaaagtctccgatgccaaagttaggatcacaattaaacacagtaaagaagtaaaagataatttcagagtatttttgcatatatcTCCCCTTCCGTTGATTGTATGGGAGCTTTATACCTGGGACCTTAGGGGCTAgccgttgaggctgttaatgcTCTTAGAAGTAACGCCCATGGTccagtaatgagacttttaagaaGCTTCCAACGGTCTGCTTGGTTGATTTAGTAACTGCTCAGGTCATTGATTGGCTGCATTGAATGACCTGCTGtcttcgtcagtgatgatggTTTCCTTCGTTATTTCTGATGACCTCGTCATGGATGATTCCTTCGTCACTACTGTTATCTTCGTCAGTAGAAGGTAGAATCGTCATTCCCGTCAGTTGCCCCCCAAGTTCTGGGGTCGTCGATGACACGTCATGACGATcacagaagatgaaaagtttttcttgtGACTCTTGGGGCTCTGTTCCGCTTTTAATGCTTAGTGGCGGCGCTACACGCAGTTGTGGCCACGTGGCGCGTGATGATCTGTGGAATtaatggcatgacccttgggtttcccgctggTTTTTCAATCGTTTTTTGGCCTACATTtaaaacttctcttttttttaatttttcgtcTACTTCtcagagaacaaaaacaaaccaaTTTTTCAGTGATACTCTGAGCATTTTGAGACTTCCTTTCTTCTCCGATTTGCCTTGCGCTGCGCTTCTGCCGTTCCGCCATTGGAGGTacgtttttctttcctttttctttcttctttttcttcttttactgtaGCATAATTTCTGATTTGCTATTCTCTTTCGCTTCTATTCTggtgttggtttttgtttttcttttgggttttcagtttCGTACTTTGTTTTTCTGCCTTTCGATTTCTGTATTTTCCATGGTTGATAGCTTGgaggttaggatagcttgcccgtcgatctccttcctttttgcgcgtctaggggggtctttgggaacttacccttttttagaaaattttgtgtacgAGGGCAATAGTCTGAGCGTTGTTTTGAGCGAATTGTTGCCCTTGCTCCGTCAATCGCTAACTTGGTTTGAGGGTTTAGGAGGAAGAGGATTaatgtctgaggttaggtctagtgacCTCGAGACTGGGCTATCATCCAGTGGTGGCCCGGCTGAAGGAGATACAGCCGTCTCGGGCCCTcgagaggttagggctttttatgcccttaGGGAAATTTGTGGTCTGGATGACGAGACCGTGAATAGATTTaaggataggtttcaatttccGTCTAGGGTTCGTGTTCGTCGACCCAGGGAAGAAGATAGGGCTTGTCACTTCTTTCCAGGCGAAATATGCTTTTACGAGTCAGCCTTCACCTGTGGGCTTAGGTTCCCCGTCCACCCGTTCTTGATGGAACTTTTAGATCATTTTGGTATAGCCCCTGGACAGCTCATGCCAAACTCGTGGAGGATCGTCATCaactgtatgcaaatatggttggccTCCAACGGGGATATGATCAGGATAGGTGAGCTCACCTACCTGTATCGTTTGAAAGAGTCTAAGGAGTGGGGGTATTATGAATTAGTCCCTTGGGAGAGAAAGATTAGGATCGTCAAGGGATTGCCCTCGTCATTCAGGTATTGGAAGTcgcgctttttctttgtgtctggggACGACTTCGAGACTCAATCTAGCAGtgattggggtgatatcccgaggttgctccgtcggtggggaaccccgaccTTAGGTGCGTCAGTATTTCTCCCCGTTGTTTTTCAATCTTGCCAATTTTGAGGTTCTGGTCTTGCtgacttctttgtttcttcGTTTGGTATAGTTAAGAGACGGCCTGGGCTGAAGAGACGATATAAGGAACGCATAGAGACCGCCATCGGGTACGCTGAGACGATTGAGAGCTGGGACGAACTTGTTGACCCCAGGTCTCTTGCATTTTACAACCTTGGTCCTGACCCATCTCCTTTCGTTCTTCGTCAGCTTGGCATTGAAGGCAAAAAGAGTAAGTTTTAACTTCGTCAATGCTGATTCTTCTTATGTATACTTAAGCAAATTTTTGACACACTTTCTTCTTGCAGAGATGACGACAAAATTCAACAAGGACATGTATGCAAAGATGAGGTCAAAGAAGGACGAACCCCTGTCCAATCTGGGAAAGAAGACTGTGCGAGTCACCGGGAAGGGTCCTGCCTCCATCCCGCTCAGCATCGTTCCTTCCATAGCTTCTGAGACGACGAGGACTGCCTCCCCGACCGTTTCAATAGAAGAGATTCCTACTCCCGGCTCCAAAAGGCCGCGCGTGTCTGGCAAAGGGAAGGAGATGACGGGTACTCGTTCATCCACAATATGGGATGACGAGTCTCTGGCCGTAGAAAGAGCTCACGAGGTCGTTACTTCATCGGACTTGAAGGCTCTCTCTGACCTATCCTTAAACGATGTGGCCTCTCGTCACGTCCACAAACTTGTCCAGGTGTGgggttcttctctctttatcatcatttttttttttttttatagacgaCCTCATAATTCCCTCCAGGTGTTGGGAGAGAGTCTCCATATCACTGCTGAGTACCTCACTCAAGGGGCCAAGGTGGCGTCTTTGGCAACCCGGATGGAGGCTTTGGAGAAGGAGAACTCTGACCTGAGGACGAACCTGATCACTTCCATGGACGAGGCAACGACGTTGAAGGAGAAGGTCAAGGTGTTGGAGGACGACCTCAGAGTTGAGCGCGGGTTGACTCTCGAGAAGGACGAGCAACTTCTGGCAGCCAAGGAAAAACTGGTGACCATCGCTGCTCGATCTGTGGAGGCTTTCCAGACCACTGACGAGTACAACACCGTGCTCTTCAGTTGGtattttaaaggttttaagCTTCTCCGGAGGTACATGATCAAGCATCCTTCTGGAGTCAACCTGGAGAGCCTGGATTTGGAGGAAGTGGACAAGGAGATGGCTCTAGAGGAGGCGGCTTCGTCTTCTGCTCCCGGTGATGATGCTCCCGAGCCTGTTGCTGACGTGCCGGCCAGTGAAGGCACAGCTGATGCTTGACTCTTcatacttagaaaattttttgttttattgtggGTGCCCGTCTTgttttgggcctttctttttgtaaatctaatttcaaaacaatttactttattttgaaaacaatgatattGGCCCAGTGTTTATGGGCTGGAATGAAGCgtacttacttttcttcttgATGTTCTGGCTGATTTACATTCATCCGTACTTTTTGTGCTTTGTTAATTAGTTGTTGATTTAATGCGCTGTGCTCTTCCGTCAACTGACTTCTGCCATTTGACTTATGTCCGTCCAGGCGGACTCTTGTCACTCGGTCTTTTAACCTTGTTATtatggtcgtcagtaacttacatccgtcaaggcggaatcttgttactgtcttttaaccatagtattatggtcgtcggtaacttacatccgtcaaggcggaatcttgttacttagtcttttaaccatagtattatggtcgttggtaacttacatccgtcaaggcggaatcttgttacttagtcttttaaccatagtattatggtcattggtaacttacatccgtcaaggcggaatcttgttacttagtcttttaaccatagtattatggtcgtcggtaacttacatccgtcatcaCAAGGATAGGATTTGACTGGAAATACGGCCTGAGCTTACGCGAGGCTACTATAAGCGCGAACGCAATCTTTTCAATCCTTGGGTATCTGAgctcagctccttgaaaggCCTGACTGACGTAGTACACCGGGAGTtgcttcttgccttcttctctaatcaaggctGCGCTGACTGCCGAGGCTGACACCGCCAGGTACAAGTATAGGTTCTCCCCTCCTTTGGACGGGCTCAGGAGAGGTGGACTGCTCAGATATCGCTTCAGCTCTTGGAACGCTGCTTCGCATTCGTCGGTCCAAGCAAAAGCTTGCTTGAGGGTTTTGAAAAAGGGCAAGCATTTGTCTGTGGCCCTAGAGACGAACCTATTCAGAGCTGCTATCCTTCCTGTAAGTTTTTGTACATCCTTGACGGTCTTGGGTGGGGCCATGTCAATGATAGCTTGTACTTTTTCTGGATtggcttctattcctctctgggacaccatgaatcccaggaattttcccgaggctaccccaaaaacacatttgcttggattcaacttcatctggTGTTTTCTCAGGGTTGCAAAAGTCTCCTCCAGGTCGTCCAGATGAGCgagctcttccttactcttgacgagcatatcgtctaCGTATACCTCCATGTTTCTGCCAATTTGTTGgttgaacattttgtttaccATCCTCTGATATGTAGCTCCagcatttttcaacccaaaaggcatcaccttgtaacagtagagtccttggcttgtgatgaaggcggtcttctcctggtcttcttcagccatctttatctggttgtaTCCTGAAAAGGCGTCCATGAACATCAATAGCTTGTGTCCGGCGGTAGAGTCCACGAGCTGGTCTATCCTTAGTAAagggaagctgtcctttgggcacgctttgttcaggtcggtgaagtctacacacattctccactttccatttggTTTCTTTACCAGGACGACGTTGGCGAGCCATTCTGGGTAGTACACTTCCCGGATGAATCCAGCCGTCAAGAGTTTAGTTACTTCCTCTGCTACTGCCTGATCTCGCTCTGGAGCGAAAGTTCTTCGTCGTTACTGAACGGGCTTCCTGTTGGGGTCCACATTCAGCCTATGCTGGATGATTTCTGGAGATATGCCgggcatgtcctcgtgactccatgcaaagacatctaGATTCCCTTTAAGGAACTTTATGAGTCTCGCTCTCATCTCAGGGCTTAAAGTCGTCCCTATCCTGGTTGTCTTGTCTGCATTTCCTTCTACCAATTCCACTGCTTCCAGGATCTCCATCccgtcttcctctttttcttctatcgTCCACGTGTGGTTCTCCTTTCTTGCCAGTACAGCCTGGTAGCACTCCCTTGCCAGGACTTGATCACCCTTCACTTCACCCACACCATCgtctgttgggaatttcacctttaGACAGTAGGTTGACgttgccgccttccacttgtttagggtaggcctcccaatgatgaTATTGTAGGACGAGGGGCAATCTACAACCAGGAAGTCTACTTGTTTGGTCAGCTGCAATGGATAGGTCCCTGCTGTCACCGTCAGAGTTACTATACCCCTGGGGTAAaccctgtctccactgaaactgacaAGCGGAGAGTCGAAAGGACGGAGCTTTTTTGGATCTAACTTCAACTGCTGGAAGGCTGGGAGGTAGATAATATCCGCTGAGCTCCCGTTATCAACAAGGATCCTTCtggtattgaacccttctatattcagcaCTATGACCAGGGGATCGTTGTGAGGTTGCTTCACTCCCCTGGCGTCTTCTTCATTAAAGGACATGTCTTGGTATGTTCGTCGGTACTTGGACGGAGGCATGGTGTGGACGCTGTTCACCTGTCTGTGGTATGCTTTTCTAAGCGATCTAAATGACCCTCCTGAGGATGGTCCTCCCGTgatcgtgtttatctccccgatcacttTGCGTGGAGGTTGGGACGTATGGTCGTCGTCCCGGGTGAAGGATTCATGTTGGGTCCTGTTGTCGTCTCTGAACTTgctatattctcctttctttacatACTTTTGCAACTTTCCTTTCCGTATTAATTCCTCTATTTGTTCCCTCAGGTCTCTGCAATCTTCTGTGTTGTGGCCGTGGTCTCTATGGAACcggcaatacttgttcttgtcacgtACGTTGGGGGACGAGTGTAGAGgcctgggccatttgagataatgctcgtccttgatctgcgtgaaaatcttgtcaacaggcataaccaaaggAGTAAATTTTACCTGACGAGGATTTTTGTCGTCTCTCCTTCTATTCCCGTCATTGTTCCGACGTTCTGGTCGATCTCTTTTTTGCCCTCTGCGGTCGTCTTCCCCTTTAGACTTGTCTCCTGGCCTCTCAGTACCTTTTATGGCAGCTAGAGCATCTTCCGCGTTCATGTACTTTtgtgccttcaggagcatctcGGCTATTGTCTTCGGGGGGTTTTTGGCAAGAGAGGCCACAAGGTCTCTGGATCTCAATCCTGCTTTAAAGGTCGTCAGctgcaccttgtcatcagcttcgtccacTTCCAGAGTTTCTCGGGTGAATCGCTTGACATATGACCTCAGGgtctccttctctccctgtcttatGGTGAGTAAGTAATCTACTGGTCTCCTTGGGCGTTGTCCCCCTATGAAGTGGCGTAAGAAAGTACTACTCAGCTGATCGAAGTTGTCTATGGACGAGTTTGGCAATTTTGTAAACCACTCTCTTGCTGCTCCTTTGAGGGTCGTAGGGAAAGAACGACACAATATTTCGTCAGGTGGTTGCTGAAGACCCagagtcgtcttaaaggtattaagatgatcctgAGGGTCTTTCAGTCCGTCAAATGGTTCTAATCGAGGTAGGCAAAACTTTGACGGCACAGGGCAATCCAGTACCGCTGCAGTGAAGGGCGAATCTGTAGCCCTTATCATTTTGTCCACACTCCGGTCTGTCTTTTCTTTGATAGCGCTccttagttcgtccatctctttcctcatttcccgAAGAAGATCTGAATTCTGTTCGTCCGGAGTTGTTGGTCTCCGAGGGGTTTCCCTCCGTTGGCTATTCCCCTCTCCCTCTGTGTTGCCCTTGGATCGGTTTTCTTCCTGTTGAGCTTGCTGAACCTGCTGGAGCCgcagcttcatttcctggttctgTCTGGTGAGTTCCTCGATGGTGGCTGCAAGggcttgaacttgctgggccaaggttgctgaatctgggttggattccatctggatatggagaattgatggaaactacgtcttcgaatatgaatttgaaaactcgtccccacagatggcgccaaactgatggaaCACAGGTCCGTCAGTGAGTGAGCAGATGGAATCACTTGTGGAATGTGATGGTTGGCTCGACGAGGGACACCGGTGTGgcgcctgccacaaagtctccgatgccaaagttaggatcacaattaaacacagtaaagaagtaaaagatcatttcagagtatttttgcatatatcTCCCCTTCCGTTGATTGTATGGGAGCTTTATACCTGGGACCTTAGGGGCTAgccgttgaggctgttaatgcTCTTAGAAGTAACGCCCATGGTccagtaatgagacttttaagaaGCTCCCAACGGTCTGCTTGGTTGATTTAGTAACTGCTCAGGTCATTGATTGGCTGCATTGAATGACCTGCTGtcttcgtcagtgatgatggTTTCCTCCGTTATTTCTGATGACCTCGTCATGGATGATTCCTTCGTCACTACTGTTATCTTCGTCAGTAGAAGGTAGAATCGTCATTCCCGTCATATACAATATAGAATTATCAACTCAAAGAGGTAAAtctcaaataatacaaattatatattttttgatccaagaaattatttatttattacagtACAATCacttttttagaatattaaaacataaatatatacatagataatgGAAAACTACAACCAACAATTATGTTGGGAAGATTCAATAAATAAGTTTGAAACTTTCAAACTCTCTTGTTGCTTTTTGAGTTTTGTCCTTTCCAATGCTTTGTCATGTGGGTGGGGTCAGCGAACTAAAAGGCcaacatagagaagaaacaaTGCAGAAACCAAGCAAAATCTTAAACAGATGGCATAGATTAAagacaaaaaatgaaagaagaggCAGAGAGTCTGAGAagaagcaaagaagaagaaaataagggTCAACCTCTCAGTTGTTTTAAAAGCATAATTAGACTAGCTCAAATATTTGGAAGG encodes:
- the LOC126704770 gene encoding uncharacterized protein LOC126704770 — translated: MTTKFNKDMYAKMRSKKDEPLSNLGKKTVRVTGKGPASIPLSIVPSIASETTRTASPTVSIEEIPTPGSKRPRVSGKGKEMTGTRSSTIWDDESLAVERAHEVVTSSDLKALSDLSLNDVASRHVHKLVQVLGESLHITAEYLTQGAKVASLATRMEALEKENSDLRTNLITSMDEATTLKEKVKVLEDDLRVERGLTLEKDEQLLAAKEKLVTIAARSVEAFQTTDEYNTVLFSWYFKGFKLLRRYMIKHPSGVNLESLDLEEVDKEMALEEAASSSAPGDDAPEPVADVPASEGTADA
- the LOC126704771 gene encoding uncharacterized protein LOC126704771 gives rise to the protein MKLRLQQVQQAQQEENRSKGNTEGEGNSQRRETPRRPTTPDEQNSDLLREMRKEMDELRSAIKEKTDRSVDKMIRATDSPFTAAVLDCPVPSKFCLPRLEPFDGLKDPQDHLNTFKTTLGLQQPPDEILCRSFPTTLKGAAREWFTKLPNSSIDNFDQLSSTFLRHFIGGQRPRRPVDYLLTIRQGEKETLRSYVKRFTRETLEVDEADDKVQLTTFKAGLRSRDLVASLAKNPPKTIAEMLLKAQKYMNAEDALAAIKGTERPGDKSKGEDDRRGQKRDRPERRNNDGNRRRDDKNPRQNKYCRFHRDHGHNTEDCRDLREQIEELIRKGKLQKYVKKGEYSKFRDDNRTQHESFTRDDDHTSQPPRKVIGEINTITGGPSSGGSFRSLRKAYHRQVNSVHTMPPSKYRRTYQDMSFNEEDARGVKQPHNDPLVIVLNIEGFNTRRILVDNGSSADIIYLPAFQQLKLDPKKLRPFDSPLVSFSGDRVYPRGIVTLTVTAGTYPLQLTKQVDFLVVDCPSSYNIIIGRPTLNKWKAATSTYCLKVKFPTDDGVGEVKGDQVLARECYQAVLARKENHTWTIEEKEEDGMEILEAVELVEGNADKTTRIGTTLSPEMRARLIKFLKGNLDVFAWSHEDMPGISPEIIQHRLNVDPNRKPVQ